The segment TAGGGGACTTCCGGCATAGGCAAACCCTGGGCTCCCCAAGCACGGATCATTTTCTCCCGGGTGGCGCGGGGCAGGGTGGCCGAGAGCACAATGACCGAGGTGCCCACGGCCCGCAGCCAGGTGAGTAGGCGTAGGAAGAGATGCTCCATGTAAGTGTCGTAGGCGTGCACTTCGTCGAAGATGACCACCTTGTGCGCCAAGCCGAAAAGGCGCAGGTAGTGATGGCGGGCCTGCAACGCCCCCATAAGGGCTTGATCCACTGTGCCCACGCCGAACGAAGCGAGCAGCGCCCGCTTGCGGGGCAGGAACCATAAGGTAGCCGAGACGGCATCGTCGTCTCCTTCACCCATACCCCGCAATCGTGGGAGTACATCGTCGGCCCGGCTGTGGGCCAGCACCAAAGGCAGGTGTTGCTCAGGGTAACGCCGTTGCAGAAAACCTCGCAAGCGAGTGTACATGGCGTTGCTGGTGGCCTGGGTGGGCATGGCGATGTAGAGGCCCCGTCCACGCCGCTCTTGCAACCACGCATCGGCCAGGTAAAGGGCCAATTCGGTCTTGCCCTGTCCGGTCGGCGCTTCTACAATGAGCAGCGCCGGATGGCGTGCATCCTGAGCCAAACGGATGCCCTCGGCCTGGATGGCATTAGGCGAGAAGGGGAAGGCCTGCTCGAAAGGCAGAGGCTCTCCCTGAGCCCGCCAGGCATGGAGCCATCCTGTGGCCTTTAGAGCCTGTTGGGCTTGCTGGCGGGCGATGGGGAGATATTCCCCGGCGGCAAACACGCGGTCTTCATAGGGAAAGAAATCCTCCATGGACCCCAACCAGTCGGCCACGGTGATGAGCCCGGCCAACAGAGCCAGCACGCGGTTTTGCGCGGCGAGGTCGGAGGGCAGGCGAAGGCCTTGAGGCGGATGGAACACTTGCGCCAAGGCGTCCAACAGCGCACTACGGCTCTCGGCCCACGGGGGCTTCCGCCCCACATCGGCCAAGCGCTGGGCATCCAAAGCGGTGATTTGCTCTGAAGTCGGCCAAATACCGTGATGCGCACCGGCTACCCGGGCCAAACGGTGTGCCGCACGCTTATGCCAGCCCAGGTTTTCCTGCAGCCAGGTCCGCAACACCCAGGCGCTGACTACGCCGTGGGGCATGCCGTTCTCCGCGGCCTCGGGGAAGTCGTAGTCCAAAGCCCGCAAGGCTTCCCGCAGAGCAGCGACCTTTGTTTGGAAAGCGGGGCTGGCTTTGCCAATGTCATGGGCCGCGGCCAGGAAGACAAATGCACGGCGGGCCTCCTCTTCGCTCAAGTTGAGGTCGCGGGCCAATTGCGCCCGAGCCTCGGAGGTAAACGCGTGCTCCCACAGTCCCTCGGCGCAAGCGGCCACATCCAGCAAGTGATAGAGCAGGGGATGATAGGCGCTGCCGTCGCGGTGGGCCTTGGCCCACAGGTGCAGATGGGGCGGACGAGGGCGCGGGTCCGGGAAGTAAAGATGCATGAGACGGCGGGCCTCCTCACGCAACGCACGGGCCAGTTCGGGAGGGGCCAGGGCTTCCACGTCCGCGCCCCAGGAGCGGATCCAGGGGAGGATGTCCTGCAAATGGGCGATGTGGGCCCGCCAGCGCAGCCAGCCCTCGCGTTCGGGATCCTCTTCCAAAGTCTGCGAAGGGTGCCAGATGGTCTCCTGCACCCGCTCCCGCACCCGGGGGCTGAAGCGCAGCACCACCTCCACCGTCTCCTCGCCCAGCATGATATTCCAAGCGTGGCGCAGAGCATCCAGACCGGCGAAATCCGACGGAATGTCGTAAGGCTCAGCGGTGAGGGCGATCTCCTGAATGCGCTCCAGTTTGTAGGCCCGCAGGGCATTGGGGCGGCTGCTGTGGCCGATGAGGTAGATAGCCGAACCGATGAGGGAGGGCTCCAGTAAGTAAGTGGCGAAAGTGGTCTCAAAGGGCCGCCTCCAATTGAGAGGCTTGTAGAGCAAGCGCACTTTGCGGCGATAGATATAGCCGCGCACCACCTCGCGGAACAGGGAGCGCCGCCGGGTATCCTCCGGACGGCGGGCCAGGATGCGGGCAGCCTGGACGATACCTTCCCCCAAGCCGGCGTCGTTGCGCAGGGCGTTGGCCAGTTTGAGCAGGGCGCTCTCGGCTGGCTCGTTACGCCGGTCCATTTGTTTGCTCAGCAGACGAGCGCCCAGGTAGAGCGCGATGGCTTCTTCAGGGGTAAGGTCAACGGGGCGCAGGCGGGTTTCTTCCCAAGGCAGAGGGCGCCAAAGACGGCCCTCCTTGTACACCCGTCCCTCAAGTTCCAACTCACGCAGGTAGTTATTCACCGTACGGCGGGGTAGGTTGAGAGTGTCGGCGATCTCTCGTTCCAGAATCCCCCCAGGGGATCTGCGTACCAGACTCCATACGGCTTCCATGCGTTGGCGTTTGGTGGCTTCGTCCACTTTCCCCATAATATGGCTCCTCGGATGTTCGGAAAGGCTTCCTCGCTTTCCATTCTACAATCCAGTTGGAAAATTACCAAGGGGGATACGGCCAGCCTACCGTTTCCAGAACCAAAGGCGTCCTTCTTTGGTAGCCTTTCCCTGCCGGGCTAGTTCCCGAAGGTAATTGTTGGCCGTGCGTCGATGCCATCCCATTTCCTCGGCAATTTCGCTCTCTCGCAGGCCAAAAGGATGCCGTTGCAACAATCGATACACCTTTCGCAAACGCCATGCTTTTTCTCCCTTGGGCAACCGCGCCATAGGCCCTCTCCTGAAAAGGAGTTCTTCCTTCTCAGGATAAGCGCCTGTTGGCAAAAATTT is part of the Anaerolineae bacterium genome and harbors:
- the cas3 gene encoding CRISPR-associated helicase Cas3', producing MGKVDEATKRQRMEAVWSLVRRSPGGILEREIADTLNLPRRTVNNYLRELELEGRVYKEGRLWRPLPWEETRLRPVDLTPEEAIALYLGARLLSKQMDRRNEPAESALLKLANALRNDAGLGEGIVQAARILARRPEDTRRRSLFREVVRGYIYRRKVRLLYKPLNWRRPFETTFATYLLEPSLIGSAIYLIGHSSRPNALRAYKLERIQEIALTAEPYDIPSDFAGLDALRHAWNIMLGEETVEVVLRFSPRVRERVQETIWHPSQTLEEDPEREGWLRWRAHIAHLQDILPWIRSWGADVEALAPPELARALREEARRLMHLYFPDPRPRPPHLHLWAKAHRDGSAYHPLLYHLLDVAACAEGLWEHAFTSEARAQLARDLNLSEEEARRAFVFLAAAHDIGKASPAFQTKVAALREALRALDYDFPEAAENGMPHGVVSAWVLRTWLQENLGWHKRAAHRLARVAGAHHGIWPTSEQITALDAQRLADVGRKPPWAESRSALLDALAQVFHPPQGLRLPSDLAAQNRVLALLAGLITVADWLGSMEDFFPYEDRVFAAGEYLPIARQQAQQALKATGWLHAWRAQGEPLPFEQAFPFSPNAIQAEGIRLAQDARHPALLIVEAPTGQGKTELALYLADAWLQERRGRGLYIAMPTQATSNAMYTRLRGFLQRRYPEQHLPLVLAHSRADDVLPRLRGMGEGDDDAVSATLWFLPRKRALLASFGVGTVDQALMGALQARHHYLRLFGLAHKVVIFDEVHAYDTYMEHLFLRLLTWLRAVGTSVIVLSATLPRATREKMIRAWGAQGLPMPEVPYPRLTLVTPRMKGGAESVAAPVGVEVDTHALPAPSERIVALGWLDATAPEDLATWLDEQLEGGGCAVVICNTVNRAQEVYEAVRRRFPAGEHLLFHARMPFAWREKKEKQVMALFGKEAEKRPHRFVLVATQVVEQSLDLDFDLMVSELAPIDLLIQRAGRLHRHRCEHRPTSLETPQLWVLHPGGMLADLEFGANGHIYAPYILWRTYLALHGRRALHLPKDTDRLIQAVYTNWQEGGDALLQDFDGVLRRSLENGLQRAWEHLQRDRMTAASQAGIRMIVDVSQDTITDASQQALDDDEEALKHPDLKALTRLIAPNVTLLPLHLQPDGRLTLEPNGGLEVNLQERPSRAESREIRRFLVQVQHRGLVWSPNLPTLPLAWQRVAGLRGVRPVLFEQGQAQVGPWRLTLDEAFGLRIRKEEA